The DNA region GGAAGCCCGTGTTCCACAGGCCCGTGTGGCCGGTGAGGTCGTCGACGAGATCGACCCACGCCCGCATGCTGTCGTACTGGTCGATGAGCACCCGGGTGTCGCCGTCGTGCCGATACATCTCCCACGGAACGATGACGGCGGCGTCCCCCCAGGCCGCGGTGGGGTGGTTCGGGAAGCCGCACTCGATCCACGGGACGAAGTTGGGCACATGCCCCTGGTCCGCCTGCTCGTGGGCGACGTCCCGAAGCCAGCCGCTGAGGGTGCCGTGCGCACCGAAGAGGCGCAGGGCCGTCGGCGTGAACACCTGGATGTCGCCGGTCCAGCCGAGCCGCTCGTCGCGCTGCGGGCAGTCGGTCGGCAGATCGACGAAGTTGTCGCGCATGCTCCACACGACGTTCTCGTGCAGGCGGTCGAGCCCCGGATGCGAGCTCTCGAACCACCCGGTGCGCTCCATGTCGGTGTGCACGACCAACGCCTCCACGTCGACGGTGTCGATGCCGCCCGGCCAGTTCTCGAGCTCCGCGTAGCGGAAGCCGTGCAGGGTGAAGCGAGGGGTCCACTCCTCCAGGCCGGCGCCGGCGAAGGTGTAGCTGTCGACCGAGATGGCGGAGCGCAGGGGCCGCACGCCGAGCGAGCCGTTCTCGATCACCTCGGCGTGGTGCAGGGTCACGGTGTGGCCGGCGTCTGCCGACGCCCGGATGCGCAGCTTCCCGGCGATGTTCTGGCCGAAGTCGAGACGGATGCGAGAGCCGGCGACCGCCTCGATGCTGATCGGCCGCAGCACCTCGGTCACCCGGATGGGCGGGCCGGTCGGCGCCTCGATCGCGGCACCGAAATCGGCGAGGGCGAGCACGACAGGTGGGTGCCATTTCCGGGCATCGAAACCGGCGTCGCTCCAGCCGGACGGGAGCAGCCTGGCGTCGTAGGACTCGCCCTCGTAGAGGCCAGCGCTGGTGATGGGGGCATCGCTCCACCGCCACGCGTGGGTGAGGGGGACGTCGAGACGGGATCCGTCCGTCAGCGTGATCTCGAGCTGCAGCAGCACGGACACGTCGCTTCCGTACACGTCCCAGAGACCGCCCTCGAAGCCGATGCGACCCCGGTACCAGCCATCGGCCAGCCAGACCCCGATGGCGTTCCTGCCTCCGCGGATGGCGCTGGTCACGTCGAAGGTCTGCGACCGGAGCCTGTGGCTGTAGCTGGTCCACCCGGGTGAGAGCAGCTCGTCCGAGACCGGCGCCCCGTTGAGCTCCAGCTCATAGACGCCGTGGGCCGTCGAGTAGATGCGGGCCCGGCGGACGCGGGCAGGGTCCACGCCGTCCCACTCCGCGCGCAACAGGTATCCGCCGCGGAGTTCGCCCTGCGGTTCGGCCGGAGACGGGGAGACGAACGGAACGCTCCAGTCCGTGCGCTCGAGGAGGCCGGCCTCGATATGGTGGGTCGCGCTCCAGGCCGAGTCGACCCCGTCGCCCACTGCTCGGAGCCGGAGCGTCACGGCCTCGCGCGAGGTGAGCGGAGCGAACGGCCAGTCGATGAGGCGACGACCTCCTCCGTGCTCGAGATGCAGTTCGACGGTGCCGTCCTCGCGCGTGAGTTCGAAAGCGACCGAGCCGACAGGGCTCAGCGAGTCCGTGGACCAGGAGATGCGTGGACGACTCTCGCCGATGCCGATGGCCGAGCCGCCGCGGCGGTTCTCGAGCCAGACGTCGTCGATGGTGGTGATGCGGGGGTGATCGGTGATCGTCATCCGTCTTATCCCTTGACCGATCCGGCCGTGAGGCCCTTCATGACTTGTTGATTGAGGAACAGGTAGATGAGCAGGGTGCCGAACACGCTGACGGCGATCGCCGCGAACGTGGGACCGTACTGCACCGCGCCGTACTGGCCGGTGAAGTTCAGCAGCCCGACCTGGATCGTGCGGAGTGCGTCGCTGTTGGTGAAGGTCAGCGCGATCAGGAGGTCGTTCCAGAAGAAGAAGAACTGCACGAGCCCGACGGTGAAGACGGCGTTCTTGACCAGTGGCAGCCCGACCGCCCAGAAGGACCGGATGATGCTCGCTCCGTCGAGCGTGGATGCCTCGAAGATCTCGCGCGGCACCGACCGGAAGAAGGTCGCCATCATGAACACGGTCAGCGGGAGGCCGGTGGCGATGTAGGTGAGGATCATCGGCCAGTAGGTGCCGGTCAGACCCGTGCGGAAGTAGATGGTGAAGAGCGGCAGCAGGATCATCTGCGTCGGCACCATGATGCCGGCGAGGAACAGGAGCAGGACGGTCCCGCGACCTTTCCACACCATCACCTCGAGGGCGAACCCGGCTGCCACGCCCACGATGAGCACGACGGCGAGCGATGGGAACACCACGATGACGCTGTTCAGGATGTACTTCCCGAAGCCGTTCTCGAACACCGAGACGTAGTTGTCGAGCGACCAGTTCTGCGGAAGCGCCCAGAACGGCTCGTTGAGGAACTCGTTCTGCGTCTTGAACGACCCGAGGAACATCCAGACCATCGGATAGATCATGATGAAGAGCAGGATCCCGAGCAGGATGCGCACGGGGAGCCTGGCGAGGAATCGACGCGGCGATGCCGGCCGGTTGCGGGGAACAGCCGTCCTGGAGATGCCCTGCGGGTTGACGCTGGCGAGGGCCGTGGTCGGAGTGGACATCGGTGTCAGTCCTTCGTGAGGTCGCGGCGCGTTGACCGGAAGATGAAGACGGTGAACAGCAGGCAGAGGATCGTCAGCATGAGCGCGATGGTGCTGCCGTAGCCGTACTGGCCGTAGGTGAACGAGGTCTGGAACATGTAGAGCGTCAGGGGCGTCGTGGCGTTGCCCGGACCGCCGTTCGTGAGCGCGACGACACTGTCGAAGACCTTGAGGGTCCCGTTGATGCTGAAGATCACCGAGGAGAGCAGCACGGGCAGCGAGAGCGGCAGCACGATGGTGCGGACCAGCTTCCAGCCGCCCGCGCCGTCGAGACGGGCCGATTCGAGCATCTCCTCCGGGATGTCGAGCACGCCGGCGTAGAGCAGCACCCCGTAGAAGCCCATGGACTGCCAGAGACCCATCAGGATCAGCACCCAGAACGAGGCATCAGGGGTGCCGAACCAGTCGACGGACGGGATCCCGAAGAGGTTGAGGAGCGAGTTGACCGGGCCGACCGTCGGGGCCGATTCGAACAGCCTCGTGAAGAGCAGTGCGATGGCGACTGTCGGCAGGACGATCGGGAAGAAGATGATCGTGCGCACGGTCGATGAGGCCCGCTTCAGGTAGAAGACGTAGAGCAGCGACAGACCGTAGCCCGCCGCCACCTGCAGCACCGTCATGATGAAGGCGAACCGGATGGTGAACCAGAGCGCGCTCCAGGCGGCTGGATCGTTGAAGAACTTGACGAAGTTCCCGAATCCGTTGAAGGTGAACCCGATGATCGGGTTGCCATCCATCACGGTGTAGCCGAGCGACCAGATGATCGGCACCAACATGATGATGGAGTAGACCAGCAGCGCCGGCCCCAGGAGGATCAGGACGGCGCGCTTGTCGCCGAGGACTCTTTCCATGGTTCTGTTTCAATCTGTCGGCCGCGCGAAGCAGCGAAATGAGAACGGGGGCGCGCCACCTGCGCGTCGCGCCCCCGCATCCGCGTGACGGAAGGGCTCAGCCCTCGTCGTTCGCGGCCTGCACCAGCTTCATGAAGTCGGCACCGCTGACGGCACCGCTCGCGAGTCCGCCGCCGTTGGTCTGGCTCACACTCGTGGCCTTCGGGTTGAACAGCGCCTCGAACCACAGGATGCTCGACGGGGCGTCCTTGATGGTCTGCTGCACGATCTGGGTCGTCTCGGGCAGGTCTGTCGGCGGGTTGTCGAGAGTGAAGCCCGACACGACGCCGCTGTCGGTCATGACGGTGTCGCCGTAGTTGGAGACGATGCACTTGAGCCATGCTGCCTGGCTGTCGCCGAAGCCCTTCTTCGCGAACATGACGGGAACGCCGACGTTGGCCGGGACCTGATCGATCGAGCCCTTTCCGCCGTCGACGGCCGGGAACGGGGCGAAGCCGATGTTGTCGGCCCCGATCTGGTTCTGCGTCGCGTCGTTGAAGTTCGCCAGCGCCCAGCTTCCCATGTAGAAGAAGGCGGAGCCGCCCGTGAGGAACTGGTTCATGGCGGCGTTGTAGTCGATGGATCCGACGGCGTCGCCGAAGTAGCCGGCCTCGCCCAGGGCGGCGACGGCGTCGGCGGCCTTGACGTATTCGTCGTCGGTCAGCTTGGCCTTGCCGTCTGCGACGTCCTTGAGCGCGTCGGGACCGAGGTCGCGCGCGATGTAGTTGCCGACGAGGCGGGTGATCGGCCAGCCGTCTTTACCGTCGGCGGAGAACGGCTGGACTCCAGCGGCCTTCAGCGTCTTCGCGGCATCCACCAGGTCGTCCCAGGTCGCCGGCGCCTCGATGCCGTTGTCGGCGAGGATCTGCTTGTTGTACCAGAAGCCCTCGATGTTGAACTCGGTGGGCAGCGAGTACAGGTCATCCTCTCCGTAGAGAGCCTTGATCGTCGATTCAGCGGCCGGGAGGATCTTGTCGGAGACGCCCAGCGTGTCGAGCTCCTTCGACAGATCGACGACCTGTCCGGCGTCGATGAACTGCTTCATCAGTGATGGCGTTCCTGCCGCCATCGACATGTTCGAGAGGGCGTCCTGCCCGGCCAGCAGCTGGAGCTTCTGGTCGAACTGGGCGCCGGCCGACTTGTCGGGGGTGAGCGGGGCGGCCTTCTCCTCTGCCGCGCACTGATCCTTCGACAGCGTGGTGAGGGTGTCGATGATGGTGGTGTTCTCGGTCTGGCCGAGGTAGGTGAATGTGCCACTGTCGGCACTTCCTCCCCCGCTGGCCGGTCCGCACGCGGTGAGCAGCAGCGCTCCCGCTCCAACGACGGCCACGAGGGGCGCGAGACGCCGCATTCGTGATTTCGGTGCTGTGGTCACAATTCCTCCTTGAAGTGCGAAGCCTCACAAATTGAAGCGTTTCATTCGGAAAATATACGCGCTTTCTGGCATCTGTCAACCCGAATGCGATATGTTTTGGAGCGCTTCATTCTGCAAGCATGAGCGGAACCGCGAAACGAATCGCACAGCAAGGGGAACATCCAGTGGCACAGGCGCGACGGGACATGGGCAAGGCGGCCCCGAGCATGTCCGACGTCGCGCGTCACGCCGGAGTCGCCCTCGGCACGGTGTCGAACACCATGAACAATCCCGAGAAGGTGAGCGAGGCGACCCGACGCAAGGTCCAGGCGGCGATCGCCGAGCTCGGCTTCATCCGCAATGATGCGGCTCGCTCCTTGGCAACCGGAACCAGCAACACGATCGGAATCGTGCTGGCCGACCTCAGCAACTCCTTCTTCGTCGACATCGCCCGAGGCGCCGATGCGACTGCCCGACAGCACGGCATGAACCTGCTCATCGCGAACTCCGACGTCGATCTGGCGAAGCAGTCCATGAACATCAGCCTCTTCGAGGAGTCGCGGGTCGCCGGCGTGCTGCTCGCGCCGCTCGACACCGCCTACGTCCGGGGCAGTGCGTCGCTGCTGCGAAGCACTCCCCTCGTGCTCGTGAACTTCGCGGCCGACTCCGGTCACTACGCCGGTGTCGTCGCCGACGAGGTGCATGGCGGCTACGAGGCCGCCGAGCATCTCATCGGGCTCGGTCGCACCCGCCTGGCGTTCCTCGGTGGACCCCTGCTGCTCACAGCCGTCGCGCAGCGCCTCGAGGGTGCACGCGCCGCTGTCGCCGCGAATCCCGGCGTGACGCTGGAGCACATCGAGACCCGCGGCCTCAACATCCCGCACGGCCGGCACGCCGGCCAGGACATCCTCGCTCGGGGTGCCGGCACCTTCGACGGCCTGGTGGCGGCATCCGATCTCCTCGCGGTCGGTGCCATCCAGGTGCTCGACGGAAAGCCCGGCTTCGATGTGCCGACCGACCTCGCCGTCGTCGGCTACGACAACAACCACTTCGCCTCCGAGAGCGCCATCCCGGTCTCGACCATCAGCCAGCACGGCGAGGAGATGGGCCGGGTCGCTGCCCAGTTGCTCATGAACGAGATCCAGGGCGGGCCGACGACGGCGAAGCAGACCGTGGTCATCAAGCCCGATCTCGTGCCCCGACGGAGTTCGCTCGGAGACGCCTGGCGGCGCGACTAGAACACTCACGGGGTCCGCCGGATCTGAGTATCCGGCGAGAGTGCTTGGCCATCCGGGGCTCTCGGCGTAGATTGCGTTATATCGCGTTTGCGCTTCGGGTACCTGAGGCACGCGCCGATGACCGAGGGGGCATCCATGGACTCGAATCGCACGACTGCTGCGAAGCGCATGACGGCCGGGCCGGCGCGCTGATGGAAGTCTTGATGTCGGTGCTGCTCTCGCTCGCGCTCATCGTCACAGCATCGGTCACCACGATCGTTCTCGTCGTGCGGGCGGTCTTCCGCCGCATCCGACGCAGCCGGACCATCAACGGCGCCGTGCTGAAGGGTCGCGCCAGCCTCACCTGGGGCCCTCAGCGCAAGGTGCTCGCACTGCAACTGCAACTCAACGACGCACTCGAGAGCGGACGGGCGGCCATCGATCTCGCCGTACGCACCAACGGGCGTCGCGGGGAGTTGCCGCGCATCTTCCGCCGCATCGAGGCCGAGGGTGTCGCCCTCCAGGCGCAATTGCGACTCATGGAGACAGAGACGGATGCCGCCGCCCTGGCCGACGAGCTTCCGGCTGCAGGGCTTCGGGTCGAGCAGGTCTCCGAGATGATCCGCCGACTGCGCGCATCCGTCGCCGCCGGACTCGGCGACCCGACGGGCAGCTCGCTCGCGTCCCTCCGTGCGGAGGTCGACCGCGAGGTCGCGGCCCTGCACGCCGGAGTCGAGGAGCTCCGGCTTCTGAACGCAGACGACGGCCGGTACCCCGCGCCTCTTCGCACAACCCCCACCGTTCGCCTCCAGACCAAGGGAGCCCAGTCATGAGCGCCGACAGCAACAGCAACACCGCCCGGATGCGCACCATCTTCCGCACGAAGACGTCCAAGGCGCTCGACCGCATGGAGGATCCGCGCGACGCCCTCGACGACAGCTACGAGCAGCAGGTCAAGCTGCTGCACCAGGTACGGCAGGCCGTTGCGGAGGTCGCCACGGCGAAGAAGCGCATCGAACTGCAGGGCGAGGAGATGGGCACGCGCTACCAGCGGCTCGGCGACCAGGCCCGTGAGGCCATGGAGCACGGTCGCGAGGACCTCGCCCGAGCGGCACTGGAACGGCGCGCGGCCCTCGAGGGGCAGGTGTCGAAGCTCCAGGAGCAGCACAGCTCGCTGCAGAAGCAGACCTCGCAGCTGCAGGAACGAGAGCGTCGCCTGGCGGAGCAGATCGCCGCCTTCCGCATCGAGAAGGAGACGATGAAGGCCACCTACAGCGCCTCCGCCGCCCAGGTGCGCGCGAATGAGGCCGTGGCCGGCATCGGCGCGAACATGAACGACGTCGGCGTCAGCCTCGACCGTGCCCGCGATCGCGTCGCCCAGATGCAGGCGCGCGCCCAGGCCACCGACGAGCTCCTGTCGAGCGGCGCCCTGAAAGACCTCACGGCCGCTCCGGATGCCGACATCGAGCGCCAGCTGGCCGAACTCGCGTCGCGCTCCGACATCGAGCGCCAGCTCAAGGCGATGAAGGGCGACGGAGCCGAAGGCATCCGTGACTCGAAGGACACCGGGTCGGACGGCTGGCTGAGCATCGGGCAGGCTCCGCAGTAGGGCGGTCGCCGAGCCTCATCACCGCAGTCTCGTCAGCGCGTCCTCAGCGGCGACCCAGCCGAGCATCGCGCACTTCACACGTGCGATGAATTTTGAGGCACCGCTCAGAACCGCGGCGTCGCCGAGCAGCTCCTCGTCGGGCTCGACGGTGCCCCGCGAGCGCATCATGGTGCGGAAGGAGTCGATGCGCGGTTGCAGCTGGGACACCGGAAGCCCGGCAAAGAGCTGGGCGAGCAACGATGCCGACGACTGCGAGATGGCGCATCCGTGCCCCTCCCAGGTGACCGAGGTGAGGGTGCCGTCGTCGGCGACGTTCAGCTGCAGCGTGATCTCGTCGCCGCACGTGGGATTGAGTTGGTGCGATTCGGCCGACGGATGCTCCACGAGGCCGTAGCCGTGGGGACGCTTGGCGTGATCGAGGATGAGCTCCTGGTACAGGCCGGCGAGATCGCTCATCGTGAGCCTCCGAAGAATGCGATGCCGTCGGCGACTCCCGCGAGGAAGGCGTCGACGTCGTCTCGGGTGGAATACAGGTAGCTGCTCGCCCGGGTCGACGAGGTGACGCCGAGGCGTCGATGCAGGGGCTGAGCGCAGTGGTGGCCGACGCGCACGGCGATGCCGCGGCTGTCGAGGAACTGGCCCAGGTCGTGCGAGTGGATGCCGGGGACGTCGATGCTGGCCAAGCCCACCCGTTCGGCGCCGCCGACGGGACCGAGGATCCGCACGCCGTCGATGACGGCGAGGCCGTCGGTCAGCCGCCGCCCGAGCACGGTCTCGTGTGCCGCGATGCGGTCCATGCCGATCGCCTCGAGATAACGTACCGCCGCTGCGAGTGCGATGGCTTGGGAGACGCGCTGCGTTCCGGCCTCGAAACGCAGCGGCGCCGGCAGGTACTCGGCCTTCTCCATCGTCACCGTCGTGATCATCGAACCACCGGTGAGGAAGGGAGGAAGGGCGTCGAGCAGTTCGCGCCGTCCGTAGAGCACGCCGATGCCGGTCGGAGCCAGCATCTTGTGCCCGGAGAACACGGCGAAGTCCACGTCGAGGGCGTGCAGATCGAGCGCCAGGTGGGGTGCGGACTGGCAGGCGTCGAGCACGACGATGGCGCCTACGGCGTGAGCGCGTGCGACGAGCAGATCGACGGGGCTCACGGTGCCGAGCACGTTCGACACATGGGTGAATGCCACCACCCTCGTGCGCTCGCCGATCAGATCGTCGAGCTCGTCGAGCCGCAGGGACCCGTCGTCATCGACCGGGATGAAACGCAGGGTCGCACCCGTGCGGGCCGCCAGCTCCTGCCACGGGATGAGGTTGGCATGGTGCTCGAGTTCGGTCACCAGGATCTCGTCGCCGGCTCCGATCCGGAAACGCTCGGCGGCTGCTCCCCCGCGTCCGAGGCTCGCGTTCGAGATGGCGTACGCCACCAGGTTGATGCCCTCTGTCGCGTTCGACGTCCAGACGATCTCCTCGGCGGACGCCCCGACGAAGCCGGCCACGATCTCGCGGGCCTCCTCGAAATCCTCTGTGGCGAGGGCGGCGAGGGTGTGGGCACCACGGTGCACGGCGGAGTTGCGATTCTCGTAGTAGTCGCGTTCGGCATCCAGGACCACTCGTGGCTTCTGAGAGGTCGCCCCGGAATCGAGGTACACGAGCGGGTGCCCGTTCACCGATTGCGCGAGCACGGGGAAGTCTCCGCGCAAAGCAGCGACCTCGTCGGTGCTGAGGGGGGCTGGTGAGGTCGTGCTGGTGACGCTGATCGACATGGGGTGGCTGGGCGCTTCCTGTTGGGGTGCCCCTCAAGCCTAAGACGCCCGGCCGCCCCACCGGGCGATGGGGATAGCCTGAAAGAGAGAGCCGCCGGCGTTCGCGGCGCAGAGAGGATGTGAGCCATGACCCAGACAACGATCGCAGTGCTCTTCGACATCGACGGCACCCTCGTCGACTCCAACTACCTGCACGTCGAGGCGTGGCAGCGCGCATTCCAGGAGATGGGAACGGATGTCGACGCCTGGCGCATCCACCGGTCCATCGGACAGGACGGCGACGAGCTCATCACGTCTCTCGTCGGCGAACAGGAGGACGCCTGGACGTCGAAGGCGTCAGAGCTCAACTCCACGTACTACATGGAGCTCACGCCACGTCTGCGCATCTTCGACGGAGCACGAGAGCTGCTGCGCACTCTGGCGGAGCGCGGCGTCACCGTCGTGCTCGCGACCTCGGCTCCGCAGGATGAGCTCGACGTGCTGTTGCGCGTGATCGACTCCGACGATGTCATCCACGCCACCACGAACGCCGACGATGTCGACACGGCGAAGCCCGAACCCGACATCGTGCGCATCGCACTCTCCCGTGCCGGCGTCGACGCCGATCACGCCGTCTTCATCGGTGATTCCGTCTGGGACATGAAGGCGGCCCTGCGCGCAGGAGTGACGCCGTACGGCGTGCTGTCTGGCGGCATCTCCGGGGAGCTGCTGACGGATGCCGGAGCCCGGGCAGTCTTCGACGACCCGGCCGACCTGCTCGATCGACTCGACGAGATCGCCCTGCTCGGCTGACGGGACCCTGCAGCGCATCCAGCGTGCGCGGCCGCGCGCCGCATTGTGGACCCTGCGGCCGCCATCGGCAAGCACCTTGTCGCTCGCCGAGGACTGCGTAGCGTCGAACCATGAAGATCGGATACAAGCTCGCGGCCGAGGCGTTCGGCCCTCAGGAACTCGTACGTCAGGCCGTGCGTGCCGAACAGGCAGGTTTCGACTTCGTCGAGATCAGCGACCACTTCCATCCGTGGGTCGAGGCCCAGGGCCACTCCCCCTTCGCGTGGAATGTGCTCAGTGTCATCGCCGCGAAGACCACGACGCTCAATTTCGCCACCGGTGTCACCTGCCCCAGCGTGCGCTATCACCCGGCGATCATCGCTCAGGCCGCTGCGACCCTGGCCCTGCTCTCGGACGGGCGTTTCACGTTGGGCGTCGGCGCGGGCGAGCGGTTGAACGAGCACATCGTCGGTCGCGGTTTCCCGGGGATCCACGAGCGGCACGCCATGTTCGACGAAGCGCTCGACATCATCCGCCTGCTCTGGCAGGGCGGATACCAGAACTACGACGGCAGGTACCTCAAGCTCGAGGACGCTCGCATCTTCGATCTGCCCGAGGTGCCGCCGACGCTGGCAGTGGCGGTGAGCGGCCCCGCTTCCGTGGCCCTGGCCGCCGAACACGGCGACGGTCTCTTCGCCGTCGAACCGAAGAGCGACCTGGTGTCCGGCTACCGCGACGCCGGTGGCACGGGGCCGCTCTACTGCGAGGCGCCGCTCGCCTGGGCGCCGAGCGAGGAGGCGGCCATTGAAGCGGCCCTCGAGACGAATGCCTGGTCGCTCTCCGGCTGGAAGGTGATGTCCGAGCTGCCGAACCCGGTGAACTTCGAGGCTGCATCCACCACGGTGCGCGCGGACGACATTCGCGAGCAGTTCGCCTGCGGCCCCGACGTGGAGCGGCATCTCGAGGTCATCGGCCAGTTCACCGATGCAGGATTCGATCACATCGCCCTGATGAACAGCGGGCCCGACGTCGACGGCTTCTTCGACTTCTTCCAGCGGGAGCTGCGGCCCCGCCTCGCCACGGAGTGAGGGTCGTCTCGGCTACGCTCGGGCGTCGAG from Leifsonia sp. Root1293 includes:
- a CDS encoding carbohydrate ABC transporter permease — its product is MSTPTTALASVNPQGISRTAVPRNRPASPRRFLARLPVRILLGILLFIMIYPMVWMFLGSFKTQNEFLNEPFWALPQNWSLDNYVSVFENGFGKYILNSVIVVFPSLAVVLIVGVAAGFALEVMVWKGRGTVLLLFLAGIMVPTQMILLPLFTIYFRTGLTGTYWPMILTYIATGLPLTVFMMATFFRSVPREIFEASTLDGASIIRSFWAVGLPLVKNAVFTVGLVQFFFFWNDLLIALTFTNSDALRTIQVGLLNFTGQYGAVQYGPTFAAIAVSVFGTLLIYLFLNQQVMKGLTAGSVKG
- a CDS encoding HAD family hydrolase, with product MTQTTIAVLFDIDGTLVDSNYLHVEAWQRAFQEMGTDVDAWRIHRSIGQDGDELITSLVGEQEDAWTSKASELNSTYYMELTPRLRIFDGARELLRTLAERGVTVVLATSAPQDELDVLLRVIDSDDVIHATTNADDVDTAKPEPDIVRIALSRAGVDADHAVFIGDSVWDMKAALRAGVTPYGVLSGGISGELLTDAGARAVFDDPADLLDRLDEIALLG
- the sufU gene encoding Fe-S cluster assembly sulfur transfer protein SufU — its product is MSDLAGLYQELILDHAKRPHGYGLVEHPSAESHQLNPTCGDEITLQLNVADDGTLTSVTWEGHGCAISQSSASLLAQLFAGLPVSQLQPRIDSFRTMMRSRGTVEPDEELLGDAAVLSGASKFIARVKCAMLGWVAAEDALTRLR
- a CDS encoding LacI family DNA-binding transcriptional regulator, coding for MSDVARHAGVALGTVSNTMNNPEKVSEATRRKVQAAIAELGFIRNDAARSLATGTSNTIGIVLADLSNSFFVDIARGADATARQHGMNLLIANSDVDLAKQSMNISLFEESRVAGVLLAPLDTAYVRGSASLLRSTPLVLVNFAADSGHYAGVVADEVHGGYEAAEHLIGLGRTRLAFLGGPLLLTAVAQRLEGARAAVAANPGVTLEHIETRGLNIPHGRHAGQDILARGAGTFDGLVAASDLLAVGAIQVLDGKPGFDVPTDLAVVGYDNNHFASESAIPVSTISQHGEEMGRVAAQLLMNEIQGGPTTAKQTVVIKPDLVPRRSSLGDAWRRD
- a CDS encoding ABC transporter substrate-binding protein; amino-acid sequence: MTTAPKSRMRRLAPLVAVVGAGALLLTACGPASGGGSADSGTFTYLGQTENTTIIDTLTTLSKDQCAAEEKAAPLTPDKSAGAQFDQKLQLLAGQDALSNMSMAAGTPSLMKQFIDAGQVVDLSKELDTLGVSDKILPAAESTIKALYGEDDLYSLPTEFNIEGFWYNKQILADNGIEAPATWDDLVDAAKTLKAAGVQPFSADGKDGWPITRLVGNYIARDLGPDALKDVADGKAKLTDDEYVKAADAVAALGEAGYFGDAVGSIDYNAAMNQFLTGGSAFFYMGSWALANFNDATQNQIGADNIGFAPFPAVDGGKGSIDQVPANVGVPVMFAKKGFGDSQAAWLKCIVSNYGDTVMTDSGVVSGFTLDNPPTDLPETTQIVQQTIKDAPSSILWFEALFNPKATSVSQTNGGGLASGAVSGADFMKLVQAANDEG
- a CDS encoding PspA/IM30 family protein — its product is MSADSNSNTARMRTIFRTKTSKALDRMEDPRDALDDSYEQQVKLLHQVRQAVAEVATAKKRIELQGEEMGTRYQRLGDQAREAMEHGREDLARAALERRAALEGQVSKLQEQHSSLQKQTSQLQERERRLAEQIAAFRIEKETMKATYSASAAQVRANEAVAGIGANMNDVGVSLDRARDRVAQMQARAQATDELLSSGALKDLTAAPDADIERQLAELASRSDIERQLKAMKGDGAEGIRDSKDTGSDGWLSIGQAPQ
- a CDS encoding TIGR03557 family F420-dependent LLM class oxidoreductase — its product is MKIGYKLAAEAFGPQELVRQAVRAEQAGFDFVEISDHFHPWVEAQGHSPFAWNVLSVIAAKTTTLNFATGVTCPSVRYHPAIIAQAAATLALLSDGRFTLGVGAGERLNEHIVGRGFPGIHERHAMFDEALDIIRLLWQGGYQNYDGRYLKLEDARIFDLPEVPPTLAVAVSGPASVALAAEHGDGLFAVEPKSDLVSGYRDAGGTGPLYCEAPLAWAPSEEAAIEAALETNAWSLSGWKVMSELPNPVNFEAASTTVRADDIREQFACGPDVERHLEVIGQFTDAGFDHIALMNSGPDVDGFFDFFQRELRPRLATE
- a CDS encoding alpha-L-rhamnosidase, translated to MTITDHPRITTIDDVWLENRRGGSAIGIGESRPRISWSTDSLSPVGSVAFELTREDGTVELHLEHGGGRRLIDWPFAPLTSREAVTLRLRAVGDGVDSAWSATHHIEAGLLERTDWSVPFVSPSPAEPQGELRGGYLLRAEWDGVDPARVRRARIYSTAHGVYELELNGAPVSDELLSPGWTSYSHRLRSQTFDVTSAIRGGRNAIGVWLADGWYRGRIGFEGGLWDVYGSDVSVLLQLEITLTDGSRLDVPLTHAWRWSDAPITSAGLYEGESYDARLLPSGWSDAGFDARKWHPPVVLALADFGAAIEAPTGPPIRVTEVLRPISIEAVAGSRIRLDFGQNIAGKLRIRASADAGHTVTLHHAEVIENGSLGVRPLRSAISVDSYTFAGAGLEEWTPRFTLHGFRYAELENWPGGIDTVDVEALVVHTDMERTGWFESSHPGLDRLHENVVWSMRDNFVDLPTDCPQRDERLGWTGDIQVFTPTALRLFGAHGTLSGWLRDVAHEQADQGHVPNFVPWIECGFPNHPTAAWGDAAVIVPWEMYRHDGDTRVLIDQYDSMRAWVDLVDDLTGHTGLWNTGFQLGDWLDPAAPPDSPGASQTDKYLVATAYHVRTARILAQTAAILGRTMDVAHYSAVAERATAAFQREYVAPSGRVVSDTVTAIAVALVFELFATEDQAEHAGERLLHLVAAGDFHISTGFVGTPIICDALVRAGGIDAAYHLLLQEELPSWLYPVSMGATTIWERWDSMLPDGTVNPGDMTSFNHYALGAVADFLHRVVAGLDSAEPGFASLRIAPQPGGGLTHASASHRTPLGLASSAWRRDGETFRLDVEVPADTTATVVLPGDGGEHRVGAGRHSFTSTFRPASQDAPKPPFRRW
- a CDS encoding cysteine desulfurase produces the protein MSISVTSTTSPAPLSTDEVAALRGDFPVLAQSVNGHPLVYLDSGATSQKPRVVLDAERDYYENRNSAVHRGAHTLAALATEDFEEAREIVAGFVGASAEEIVWTSNATEGINLVAYAISNASLGRGGAAAERFRIGAGDEILVTELEHHANLIPWQELAARTGATLRFIPVDDDGSLRLDELDDLIGERTRVVAFTHVSNVLGTVSPVDLLVARAHAVGAIVVLDACQSAPHLALDLHALDVDFAVFSGHKMLAPTGIGVLYGRRELLDALPPFLTGGSMITTVTMEKAEYLPAPLRFEAGTQRVSQAIALAAAVRYLEAIGMDRIAAHETVLGRRLTDGLAVIDGVRILGPVGGAERVGLASIDVPGIHSHDLGQFLDSRGIAVRVGHHCAQPLHRRLGVTSSTRASSYLYSTRDDVDAFLAGVADGIAFFGGSR
- a CDS encoding carbohydrate ABC transporter permease; the protein is MERVLGDKRAVLILLGPALLVYSIIMLVPIIWSLGYTVMDGNPIIGFTFNGFGNFVKFFNDPAAWSALWFTIRFAFIMTVLQVAAGYGLSLLYVFYLKRASSTVRTIIFFPIVLPTVAIALLFTRLFESAPTVGPVNSLLNLFGIPSVDWFGTPDASFWVLILMGLWQSMGFYGVLLYAGVLDIPEEMLESARLDGAGGWKLVRTIVLPLSLPVLLSSVIFSINGTLKVFDSVVALTNGGPGNATTPLTLYMFQTSFTYGQYGYGSTIALMLTILCLLFTVFIFRSTRRDLTKD